TATCAAGGCGCTGGAGAGCGACAATACGACACTTGCCGGCAAGAACAAGACGCTTGCCGATGAAAACACGGCGCTGCGTAACCGCAAGCCTGAAACGGTCACCGTTGCCGGGGAAAGCAAGGTGTCGGCAACGCCTGTGGCATTGTTCTTCCAGATCGGCAAGGCTACGCTCGACAAGAAGGAGTTGACGAACCTGGATTTCTATGTAAAGAATGCCCTTCAGGCCGACAGGAACAAGACCTTCACGCTTTACGGCGGTGCCGACAAGGCGACGGGTACGGCTGCCTTCAACCAGAAGTTGAGTGAGAAGCGTATGCAGTACGTCTACGACCTGCTCGTCAACAAGTACGGCATTTCGAAGAACCGTCTGAAAACGGTGGCCGAGGGCGATCGCAACAACCGCTTCCCCGAACCGGAACTGAACCGCACGGTGATCATCATGGAATAACGGGAGAGAATCTTTGGGGTGACAGGGCTCCGGCCGGTCATGTCCAGTCGGAGCCCTTTGTATCTGATTATGTCTAATGAAAAATAGTTGAATATCATGAAAAAGATCATTTTTTTACTGCTTGTTTTTGCCGCGAGTTTTGCATCTGCACCAAAAGTTTCAGCTCAAGACAGCGGCTGGTGGCTCGGCGGACGTATCGGCTACTGGCACAACAAAATCGACGGCGTGTCGTCGAACAGTTTCGCACTGGCTCCGGAATTCGGCTACGATATCAATTCGAAGTGGAGCGTGGCCGGTGTTCTCGGCTTCGACTACGCGAAAGTCGGCGGCACGAGCGCCAATGTCTTCGTTATCGAACCCTACGCCCGGTACAAATATTTCAACAAAGGATCGTTCACACTCTTCGTGGACGGCGGACTGGGCGTTGCCGTTGGTGACAGTGACGGTGTCAAAGTCGGTTTTACGCCGGGGGTAGCCTTCAAGATCTCGGATCGCTTTAGCCTGCTGACGACCATCGGATTCTTGGGTTACAAGCATAATTACTACAATGGCGGCGGAGATGGCTTCGGCTTCGACCTGAAATCGTCAGACCTGAGATTTGGCTTCTTTTACGCATTTTGATATGCAAATATCAGGTGTTGATTGGATGGATCTATGATAATGGTGAAAAATTCTTCATATCTCTACTGATTTGTGGCGGTTTTTTAGTTGTCCATACCGGACTTTTATTTGTTTCCCGTATTGAAGGTCGCAAGTTGTCGAGCGCAGATGCGCCCACGGCATCTCGAGGCTCTTCACTGCCGCTTGTCGGCACCCAATGGTATCTCCGGGAGATGGGCGGTAAGACGCGGGAAATGCTTGGAGCCGACAGTGCGGCCTTTACCCTCGTATTGTCGGATTCGGCGAATCTCGTGGCCGGCAGTGGTGCTGGTAACCGTTTCTTCGGTGAATATAGGTGTGATTTGAATATGTTGTCGATCCGCGTACAGGGGCGTACACAGATGTTCTGTCCAAGACTCGACTCCGAAGACCGTTACCTTCGGATGCTCGACAGCGTGAAATCATATTGCATTCATGCGGATACGCTTCGCCTGTACGATTGCCATGACCGGGAGTTCGCAGTCTTTATCGGCAGATGACGGGGCCTGGCTGCCAATCAAAAATGATTGTTCTTCCGCAAAACCTCACGGACGAGTGATCACACGGGCTCTCTATTTGTCGAAGGTTCTTTGTCGTCACAAGGAAGGCGTAGCGAATAGGGGCCTTATTTTTATCGTTGACCTAATAATCTACTTTTATATACGAAACAATATGAAAAAGATAAGTTCAGAAGATTTGTTCCCCCAAGACAGTCGGGAAGACTATATTCTGGCACAAAAACAAAGCCGGATAGCTGCGATCCTCATCGCTTCCTTTTGTATAATTGCATTAGGGGCTCTTGGAATACTAGGACTTTTATTTGTTGCATATCAATAATATAATTATGAAGAAAAAATTGCTTGCTGAAGGTGTCGGCACGATGGTGCTGGTGCTTATGGGCTGCGGAGCAGCCGTAATGAACGGTGGGGCCACGAGTGTCGCCGCCACATTGACGATCGCTTTTGCGTTCGGATTATCGGTCGTGGCCATGGCCTATGCCATCGGTTCCGTATCGGGTTGCCATATCAATCCGGCCATTACGTTGGGCGTATGGCTCTGTGGACGTATGAAAGGCTCGGAAGCCGTAGGTTACATGAGCGCACAGGTTGTAGGAGCTATTACCGGTTCGGCGATTATTTGGCTCCTCG
This Alistipes onderdonkii DNA region includes the following protein-coding sequences:
- a CDS encoding META domain-containing protein — translated: MIGWIYDNGEKFFISLLICGGFLVVHTGLLFVSRIEGRKLSSADAPTASRGSSLPLVGTQWYLREMGGKTREMLGADSAAFTLVLSDSANLVAGSGAGNRFFGEYRCDLNMLSIRVQGRTQMFCPRLDSEDRYLRMLDSVKSYCIHADTLRLYDCHDREFAVFIGR
- a CDS encoding outer membrane beta-barrel protein, with the translated sequence MKKIIFLLLVFAASFASAPKVSAQDSGWWLGGRIGYWHNKIDGVSSNSFALAPEFGYDINSKWSVAGVLGFDYAKVGGTSANVFVIEPYARYKYFNKGSFTLFVDGGLGVAVGDSDGVKVGFTPGVAFKISDRFSLLTTIGFLGYKHNYYNGGGDGFGFDLKSSDLRFGFFYAF